Part of the Marasmius oreades isolate 03SP1 chromosome 5, whole genome shotgun sequence genome is shown below.
TTGTGCTTGGATCCTAGATCACGAAGGACAATCAGTCAGCAAACGCTTTAATCCCTGTCAAGGACCCAAACGACGAAAGTTAAAACACAAACTGACTGTGGTAAAATCCAGGTTGATGTTCATATCTGCACCATCCAAATGCGGTTCACCGGGCTAAAAAGTGGTGGAGTCCGTAATGTAAATCATGCGTATACCATCGACTCGAAATACGCACAACTTTAGCTTCTTTGAGAGGCTGGACAGAAGAGAAGGGAGGTTAGCgggaaagaaacaaaaagtCGGTAGTCACGGAAGGATACATACATGCAAGTCCCACTCcctcaacatcatcttcggCATTTCGGGTTCACTCGGAGCTGGTTCTTCTTCCGGGGCACTGAGATATCTCAACACAGCCGAGTTAATTCCTCCTTTAAAACCTTGAGGTCCCTCGGACGGGTTGGCCCTGATCCAGTAGTTGCCGACCTGGTTATTGGCATGCAGCTATGGAAAGCTAATGGCGTGAGAACGATGTTTGGTGAAGGGCCAGAAGGCAACATAGACTGACGACTGCAGAATAGCGTTGACCTAAAAGGAGAAGATCAATCAGTACAGCAACTACTCAACCCGAACAGCTAAATAAATATAATATACCTGCATGAATCGGAAACGAATCAATGGTAAGCGGTATTTGTACCTTCGACTTCAATAATCTGAGAAGGCAAAGGTATTAAAAATTGCCTGGCGGGAAGTAAAACAGAGCGTACCGTCAATTCATGCCCATCGATAGTAACATTATAGTACGGATCGCATGACATCGAGATGAAGCGGAAACGGTAACTAGGTAGCAGGTCAACGGAGCTTCAATATTATATAAGAGAAACGGACCGCTTTCCCTGTACAACGTTCACAACTGCTAGAGGTATCTGTGGGCCATCTTTGTACCTGCCTGAATTCAAGCTATGAAGACACTCGGAGAGTAGCTACACCTGGATAAAACTCACCGATGCCATTTATAAGAGTCGACTCGGATGTCCTAGATAGTCTTGAGAAAAACCGGATGACTCGACGAGAGAAAAAGACGAGCGCACGAATTAACGCCGTAAGGTTTGTCTTTCGGAGTTGTGAGATTCTAGTATCTTGCAATGGTGTCAAGTACGACGTACGATACCTATGAgataagaaggttcatttaATTCATCACTTCACAGAGTTGAACAGTAATAGACATACCAATCTGCCAGAGTAATAATCGTGGTCGCTGCGACCAAGGATATTAATTAGCGCTCATGCAGTTCGTCGCGTGCGCCCTCAGAAGTCGCGTACCGTTATCATAGTCATATAAATCCAGGTGGGGATCTTTCGGATCGTAGATCACCAGCGGGCCCCGTAGACCGTCGCAGTATTGACTAGCTACAATCATAACAGGGCGATGTTCAGTTCACAAACGCAAACAACGATGAGAGACACACTTAGGTGAGAATGATACCAAAATGTTCCCGCTTGATCTCCACCGTCAAACGTGTATGTGTACGCTCGACCTGATGCGATAGGGCATTGAGAAACAAATGCCGCTCTTCCCAGACTGAGTTAGAAAGGTGTATATGTAGGGCGATGTGGAAACGCGACGGACCCGTCAGCCCAAATATATTTCTTGACGTGAAGACCGTGCCAATGCTAAGGGCAAAAGTATTAAATGAGGCTTATCAGCATCATGGAGAAATACAACTGACGACTGTAGTGTCAGTAGTCATTGTTCGGTCCAAAAGATTGTTTTTAACTGTGATATTGAATTGATCTCCCTGACAAGAGAGAGAGTCAACATACAGATGGATCAGAACGGAATATATGATATGTACCTTGTTTGCAATGATTGCTGGACCTGGAAAATCGTTTGGAAGAACGCCAACGCGAGGAAATCCATCTGGGGAAACAACACCGTTTCTGATCTGCAATTCAAACTCGACTTTCCCCGGTTTCGTGGCTAAGGCAGAAACTGCTACGCCTGTTAGAATCGAAATCAAACGAGAAAGAATCATGGTGGAGGTGAAGGAACAAAAATATACCACCTTAACGTGTATTTAACGACCAAAAAGACGTCGATTACGATCTGTGGCTGTATAGACACAAGTATCCGTTAATGTGTTAGGGTATTTGGAGCAAAATGAACCGATTGTATCCTTTGACAGATCTCCAAGTTTCCATTCCATTGGGCCTGTCCTTTGTTGAAGCATCATTTCCCAAAGACCGGGCCATGCAGTTGTCTGAACCTCACCAAAAGAAAACGTTCTGTCGACGGTCAAGCTTTCAAGAGTAGCTTTCCGCTAAACAAGTCCACCGGCGAAACCCGGAGAGAGTTTTTTTGACCGGTCTTCAAGGTATAAACCCCGCCTAGTTCCTAGATTTGAATAAGCGATAATATCGTGGCAGCGGAGTTGCGGAAAGTTCATCGGATTGTGTTCTTTGATGGATCGTCAATTCCATTCCATCCGACCTGTCTTTTGTTTGACATTTCCCAAACATACGACCCCGACTCTCACGACCACTCCCACGACAAAGAGAGAATTTGGCACAGAAAATTGAAATGGGGAATTCGAACACGGCAACAAAAACACCTGTATTCGAGTGAGTGAAAGTAAACACCTAAACAATCGAACGGCTGATTAGAACGTTAGAATTATACAGTGTGTTCTTTTAATTCTCAATCCACTTGTGAGTCAGAGTCTAACCCAAACTACGACAATTAACCGCTCACCGCCCGTGCATATCACTCTTTGCGTGCTCCGTACATGCTTCCATACTTCCTGACGGAAATAACGGAAAGACAGGGTTTCCATTACCGCACCAACTTCCGCCGCCCATTAGCTAACTCTCCTGGAGCATCACGTCAAGGTTGACATTGTTAACCGATTAGAAACACCGGGCTTGAAATTCCGATTCTATTCAAGTCAAAGCAAACGGTATCTTCACATGAACATTGAAGTTCAGAAGCGACTTTTGACAGTTGTACCCTTCCCAGCTAAAACTTGATAGTGTGCTCCACATACGTTCCGTAACAGAACGAGCAGCCGATTGGTCGTTTGCAAGTATCCGCACCTCGGTCCATTCGCTGGTACCGATTAAGGCTGGGAATAAAGGAAGTCGGAACGGGTTCGCTGCGATAGCTTTCAACGCACGTCCGAATTCCTGGGTCGGACAGAGTAATTCCGCTATTGAGATGTGGAGGTCAAGGGAAGCAGAGCAATGACCGCTGCCAGAGTCTCGGCGCCCAAATAACGGGGGTGCAGGGGCTTCAACTTCTGTGTGAGGTCTTCTTTGGACCTAGAAGGGGAATTAGTCATATTATTTGTGGTATTTGAGCTGTATATAGACAAAATTATGCTGTGGAAATATGGGGTCTAATCAGAATATGTTTGAAGTCAAATGCAGTTCTCATGTGCCCACCGTTGGAGGATATCGAGGATATGAGGGCAACaagaaaggagaggttgagaaGGGGCTGTGCAGACGCGCGGGAAATAAATCGCCAAATTTGGTAGATATCTCAATTCGTGACTCGTTTCGTCATCGAGGATCTTTTACTCGAACATTTGGAAAGCCATCCTCATTTTGCTTCTCATATCTTCGAGTTCGGGAATCCCGTTGTACAAAAAGCGCACCCAAACGTTTCTGCTTGGCAGAAAAATAGAACAAAAGACTTATATCACGTAACGGTGCGTGGACTTTCAAGTTAATAGATAATTATAATTTATTGACCACGTCAGTAGCTCTGTTTGCGTTTGAGTCGTTTTTTGCAGCGGCTGACAAGTCTcccctcttcctcatcaacaTAATCATATATATAGCACCGTTGAACTCGTGGCCAGCGCCATGAACCTCATCTCGCGTCGGGAACTTCTGAGGTCTCTAGGCGAAGGAATCTACGTTGCAACACCTGTTCCGCCGAAGATGCCTATTTCGTGCTCTCTGAGTTGAGGACGAGTTCATCAGTCACTGGGAAGGAAATGTAGTCGATTACTAGTTGGAGAGGAAGACTGGGTCATGGGGAAGAGGTCATTGTTTTCTAGTTCGTTGTGGCCGTATGTTCTTTTTCTCCATCGTTCCATCGCTCTTCATGTCTGAACGTCTGAACCCTTACTCAAGGCGACATTTTCAGCCCCCGCCTTTCGCAGAAGAATTCAATGCGTTTTGGACTAGTTCGACGCGTGTCCCTCAACACATCAACGCCTTCTGCCGCCCAGACTTCCGTTCGGACCCCCTCGGACAATCTATGCAGCCATTCTCTTTGGAAGACAAGACTGTGTCCCTCTGACAGTCGCCGGTGGAGAACGATCTGTCAGCAACACGTATAGTCGGTTTCATACTCCTAACTGGCGCGTAATATTAATATTTTGCCCAATAGcgccgtttttttttttcgctcTATATCTCGCAGCAGATCAGGTCCAGTGGGGCGTGGTAGCGATGGTAAAGAATTGTCCTTGATATCTGTAATATGTATTTCGATTGCTAACGCGCGTTCCGCTAGTACATGGGCTGTCTGGTTCCGGATGGATTGCTGAGTATCGGGGGGAGGGGGATGGACCCGAttattccttcttgtacgttCCATCTGTCCTCATCGGATGTTTTCATATCCGATATTGATCCCTTTTTCAGATCTTACCAAGTACTATCCGTATCACCGTGatcaaaattcaactccCAGGTGAACGTCAGTTTTGAAAACTTCTCCCGAATCCCCGTTGCCTTCTCCAATGGCTTACTTGGTCATTTACTAGGCAAGTATAAGCAGTTACCGCAAAAAAATCTTACACATGGGATGACAACACGCGCTGTATGCTGGCCACCTCTCGTAGTGCGCCAGCGTTAACTCCACTCGTGTGTCCCGGGTTTTATTAGCTACAGTATACGCTACCTACCGCGTTAATCACAGTTAACTCAGTACAAGGTCAGTATCATGGTCACTTAAGCCTCTTTTCGATTTATGTACAAGGTTGGATACGGTACAATCACCTTTAGCTAGCTAGGTACCTCACAGTACGAAAACTAAGATGATAATTTTCAGTTACTTAAAGACCAAACTCTTTGCTCTGTAGATATGCACTAACTGCCAATTGCAGCAATTGCACATCCGAATCGAACATCGTCTCCAGTGGGCCTTCTGGCAGTTTGAACTTCGGCGGGTTCATCTGGTTGACGACCCTGTTCGCACTTTCTATTGCACCAGCAACCCAGCTACAGCCAAATTAGACTTGATTGTCacatcaaaaaaaaatatcAACCTACCCATGACAGGCACTAATAGCATCACCAGCGAAATGAAGGCGACCACCTGCTGCCGGTCTCGTAAGGCTTTCCAACAAGAAACTGAACTGACCAGGATTGAAGGCGGCGAATGCACCTTTGAAGTATTGCACTTT
Proteins encoded:
- a CDS encoding uncharacterized protein (CAZy:AA1), with protein sequence MILSRLISILTGVAVSALATKPGKVEFELQIRNGVVSPDGFPRVGVLPNDFPGPAIIANKGDQFNITVKNNLLDRTMTTDTTVHWHGLHVKKYIWADGAAFVSQCPIASGRAYTYTFDGGDQAGTFWYHSHLTSQYCDGLRGPLVIYDPKDPHLDLYDYDNATTIITLADWYRTSYLTPLQDTRISQLRKTNLTALIRALVFFSRRVIRFFSRLSRTSESTLINGIGRYKDGPQIPLAVVNVVQGKRYRFRFISMSCDPYYNVTIDGHELTIIEVEGQRYSAVLHANNQVGNYWIRANPSEGPQGFKGGINSAVLRYLSAPEEEPAPSEPEMPKMMLREWDLHPLKEAKVPGEPHLDGADMNINLDFTTDPSTKLFLTNGHAYIPPVIPVLLQILRILNGPPSDLVKLLPKETIYYVPLNKTIQLSMPIRKKKELSGTPHPMHLHGHNFTVIRSAGNDSFQWNNPIQRDVVDTGYSGDNVVIRWTTDNPGPWFFHCHIDDHLGRCLCLYTLKRALLTKSSRGMAIIFVPEDLRSIEEDNTPAPDEWKRLCPDYGDQWLGNEQDNMMTD